From a single Salmo salar chromosome ssa22, Ssal_v3.1, whole genome shotgun sequence genomic region:
- the ab14b gene encoding Abhydrolase domain-containing protein 14B, whose amino-acid sequence MCAAKMTEGSLHVGSCKAPMFYRQAEPATGEVHLSVLLLHGIRFSSENWLNIGTLETLAKAGYRAVAIDLPGFGQSKSAVAPSAVGELAPGGFLKQVCEALGMGPVVVVSPSLSGMYSLPFLFQHEALVRAYIPVAPICTEKFTAEQYSSIQTPSLIVYGDQDAQLGEVSLNNLRSLANHKVAVMKGAGHPCYLDDPATWHRALTDFLNTL is encoded by the exons ATGTGTGCTGCTAAAATGACAGAAGGGAGCTTGCATGTGGGATCCTGCAAGGCACCTATGTTTTACAGACAAGCTGAACCGGCCACAGGTGAAGTCCATCTGTCTGTCCTGCTTCTGCACGGCATCCGTTTCTCATCTGAGAACTGGCTCAATATAGGAACACTGGAGACATTGGCCAAAGCTGGCTATCGTGCAGTGGCCATCGACCTACCAG GTTTTGGCCAATCTAAGTCAGCAGTAGCCCCCTCTGCTGTAGGAGAGCTGGCCCCTGGTGGGTTCCTGAAGCAGGTGTGTGAGGCACTGGGGATGGGGCCAGTGGTGGTGGTCAGTCCCTCCCTGAGTGGTATGTACTCCCTGCCCTTCCTCTTCCAGCATGAGGCTCTGGTCCGGGCTTACATCCCTGTGGCTCCCATCTGCACTGAGAAATTCACAGCAGAGCAGTACAGCAGCATACAG ACTCCATCTTTGATTGTCTATGGAGACCAGGATGCTCAGCTTGGAGAGGTTTCTCTAAACAACCTGAGGAGCCTGGCCAATCACAAGGTTGCGGTGATGAAAGGAGCAGGACATCCGTGCTATCTGGACGACCCGGCCACGTGGCACAGAGCTCTCACTGACTTTCTCAATACGTTGTGA